From Brassica oleracea var. oleracea cultivar TO1000 chromosome C3, BOL, whole genome shotgun sequence, a single genomic window includes:
- the LOC106332786 gene encoding monocopper oxidase-like protein SKS2, protein MSPPRFSIFALALLFGLSLAEDPAISYVYELSYLTASPLGVPQQVIAVNGIFPGPVVTATTNYNVEVNVFNRLDEPLLLTWNGIEMRRNSWQDGVLGTNCPIPPQWNFTYSFQVKDQIGSFFYFPSLNFQRASGGFGPIVIDNQDRIPLPFAKPDGEITFVIGDWYTQNHTVLRSVLDSGKELEMPDGVLINGKGPYKYNSSVPDGIRYETVNVDPGKTYRIRVHNVGISTSLNLRIQSHKLLLVETEGRYTSQTNFTDFDIHVGQSYSFLVTMDQNASSDYYIVASARFVDETVWQRVTGVGILRYSNSKGPASGPLPVPSTDVSHPWTVMNQQRAIKQNTSSSGARPNPQGSYHYGQINITGTYIFRTMAPTIINGSLRATLNGVSFLNPSTPMRLADKHSVKGVYKMDFPSRPVDRRPPRLGSSIINATYRSFVQIIFQNNDTKVQSFHIDGYSFYVVAMDFGNWTEDRKGSYNNWDAISRSTIEVYPGAWTAVLMSLDNAGVWNIRVENLDRWYLGQETYIRIINPEENGKTEMGQPKNVLYCGALRSLQKQQVHSSASSMLIGNLILIFSFIMVLLASPC, encoded by the exons ATGTCGCCGCCGCGGTTTTCCATCTTCGCTTTGGCTCTTCTCTTCGGACTCTCTCTCGCCGAGGATCCTGCCATCTCCTACGTTTACGAACTCTCTTACCTCACTGCCTCTCCTCTCGGCGTTCCTCAGCAG GTTATAGCAGTCAACGGAATATTCCCTGGCCCCGTTGTAACTGCCACAACAAACTATAACGTCGAAGTTAACGTGTTCAATCGTTTAGATGAGCCTCTTCTACTCACTTG GAATGGGATTGAGATGCGGCGTAACTCGTGGCAAGACGGTGTTCTCGGCACGAACTGTCCCATCCCTCCGCAATGGAACTTCACTTACAGCTTCCAAGTCAAAGATCAGATCGGTAGTTTCTTCTACTTCCCTTCCCTCAACTTCCAGAGAGCTTCCGGTGGTTTTGGTCCAATCGTAATCGATAACCAGGATCGTATTCCTCTCCCGTTCGCTAAGCCTGATGGCGAGATCACCTTCGTGATTGGTGATTGGTATACTCAGAACCACACC GTGTTAAGGAGTGTACTTGACTCTGGTAAAGAGCTAGAGATGCCTGATGGAGTCCTCATCAATGGGAAAGGTCCTTACAAGTACAACAGCAGTGTACCTGATGGGATTCGATACGAAACTGTCAATGTTGATCCAGGGAAAACGTACAGGATCCGTGTTCACAATGTTGGCATCTCCACAAGCTTGAACTTGAGGATTCAGAGCCACAAGCTGCTCTTAGTCGAAACCGAGGGTCGCTACACCTCACAAACAAACTTCACTGATTTTGATATCCATGTGGGACAGTCTTACTCTTTCTTGGTCACCATGGACCAAAACGCCTCGAGCGACTACTACATTGTAGCGAGTGCTAGATTCGTGGACGAAACGGTGTGGCAAAGAGTCACAGGTGTTGGCATTCTCCGTTATTCGAACTCCAAAGGTCCTGCTTCTGGTCCTCTTCCGGTTCCTTCAACTGATGTTTCTCACCCTTGGACTGTAATGAACCAACAGAGGGCCATAAA GCAAAACACATCTTCGAGTGGAGCTCGTCCGAATCCTCAGGGATCATATCACTACGGGCAGATAAATATCACAGGCACGTACATTTTTAGAACCATGGCTCCGACCATAATCAATGGGTCGCTTCGTGCTACGCTTAATGGAGTTTCGTTTCTGAATCCAAGTACGCCCATGAGGCTTGCGGATAAGCATAGTGTCAAAGGAGTTTATAAGATGGATTTCCCATCTAGACCTGTTGACAGAAGACCTCCTCGTTTGGGAAGCTCTATCATCAACGCAACGTACAGGAGCTTTGTTCAAATTATATTCCAGAACAATGACACCAAAGTCCAGAGCTTCCATATTGATGGATACTCTTTCTACGTCGTTGC AATGGATTTTGGTAACTGGACTGAAGACAGAAAAGGTTCTTATAACAACTGGGATGCAATATCACGAAGCACGATAGAG GTTTACCCAGGAGCATGGACTGCTGTACTGATGTCACTCGATAATGCTGGAGTTTGGAATATCCGAGTTGAGAATCTTGACAGATGGTATCTTGGTCAAGAAACATACATCCGAATCATAAACCCTGAGGAGAACGGTAAAACAGAAATGGGTCAACCCAAAAACGTTCTTTACTGTGGTGCTCTCAGGAGCTTGCAGAA GCAACAAGTCCATAGCTCTGCATCATCAATGCTAATTGGAAATTTGATTCTAATTTTCAGCTTCATTATGGTTCTGCTCGCCTCACCTTGCTGA
- the LOC106329153 gene encoding non-specific lipid-transfer protein 3-like yields MASALSFFTCLVLTVCIVASVDAAISCGTVTSNLAPCAVYLMKGGPVPAPCCAGVSKLNSMAKTTPDRQQACKCLKTAAKNVNPSLASSLPGKCGVSIPYPISMSTNCDTVK; encoded by the exons ATGGCTTCGGCTCTGAGTTTTTTCACATGCCTTGTTTTGACTGTGTGCATAGTTGCATCAGTAGATGCAGCAATCTCATGTGGCACAGTGACAAGTAACTTGGCTCCATGTGCCGTCTATCTAATGAAAGGCGGGCCGGTGCCAGCTCCATGCTGCGCCGGAGTTTCAAAATTGAACAGTATGGCTAAAACCACACCGGACCGCCAACAAGCATGTAAATGCCTAAAGACCGCTGCAAAGAACGTCAATCCAAGTCTAGCCTCTAGCCTTCCTGGAAAGTGCGGTGTTAGCATTCCCTATCCCATCTCCATGAGCACTAACTGCGACAC CGTCAAGTGA
- the LOC106333971 gene encoding probable pectinesterase/pectinesterase inhibitor 59 has protein sequence MMHKISYLLRLRLPFLLCLHLLITVSGIDQWCYKTPHPDPCKRYFINRNGFRPPTQLSDFRVMLVEAAMHRAISARNELASSSLNCTDGQKQAVLADCIDLYGDTIMQLNRTLKCMSPKASSGKQYCTDFDAQTWLSTALTNTETCRHGTTDFNVSDFITPIVSKTEISNLMSNSLTVNGALLTTATADRKGFPTWVSGKERRLLQLHSESDVRANLVVAKDGSGHVTTVQAAIDVAGRRKVTSGRFVIHVKGGVYEENINVRRNNDNIMLVGDGIGSTIITGGRSVKDGYTTYNSATAGIEGLHFIAKGLTFRNTAGPAKGQAVALRSSSDLSIFYQCSIEGYQDTLLVHSQRQFYRDCYIYGTVDFIFGNAAAVFQNCLILPRRPLKGQANVITAQARAHPFQNTGISIHNSTILPAPDLIPVMSIVKTYMGRPWMKYSRTVVLQTYLDSVVSPLGWSPWLKGSDFGLDTLFYAEYNNTGPASSTSGRVRWKGFHVLNRASDASAFTVGSFIAGTAWLPGTGIPFNSGL, from the exons ATGATGCACAAAATCTCTTATCTTCTACGTTTACGATTACCATTTCTACTCTGTCTCCATCTTCTTATCACTGTATCCGGCATTGACCAGTGGTGCTACAAAACTCCTCACCCTGATCCATGCAAACGCTACTTTATAAACCGTAACGGTTTTCGACCTCCCACACAATTATCCGATTTTCGAGTAATGCTTGTTGAAGCAGCCATGCATCGGGCGATATCTGCTCGGAACGAGCTGGCTAGTTCCAGCCTTAACTGTACTGATGGCCAGAAACAAGCCGTTTTAGCCGACTGCATCGACCTCTACGGAGACACTATCATGCAGTTGAACCGGACGCTAAAGTGCATGTCCCCAAAAGCTAGTTCCGGAAAACAGTACTGCACCGACTTCGATGCTCAGACGTGGCTGAGCACCGCACTTACAAACACCGAGACCTGCCGACACGGCACAACAGATTTCAACGTCTCAGATTTCATCACACCTATCGTTTCAAAGACCGAAATATCCAATCTCATGAGCAACAGCTTAACCGTCAACGGAGCCCTCTTGACCACCGCCACGGCTGATCGGAAGGGTTTTCCGACGTGGGTTTCCGGGAAAGAGAGAAGACTTCTACAGTTGCATTCTGAGAGTGATGTCCGAGCTAACCTCGTAGTGGCTAAAGACGGATCGGGACACGTCACGACGGTGCAAGCGGCTATTGACGTGGCGGGAAGGAGAAAGGTGACGTCAGGGAGGTTCGTTATACACGTGAAGGGAGGAGTATATGAAGAAAACATAAACGTGCGTCGCAATAACGATAACATTATGTTGGTCGGAGATGGGATAGGATCTACGATTATCACCGGTGGTCGTAGTGTCAAAGATGGTTACACCACTTACAATTCCGCCACTGCCG GTATCGAGGGACTTCACTTCATAGCCAAAGGCCTAACATTCCGGAACACGGCGGGTCCAGCCAAGGGCCAGGCAGTGGCACTCCGGTCATCCTCGGACCTCTCAATCTTCTACCAATGCTCAATTGAAGGATACCAAGACACATTGTTGGTCCATTCCCAACGCCAGTTTTACCGCGACTGCTACATTTACGGAACCGTAGATTTCATATTTGGAAACGCGGCCGCAGTCTTCCAAAACTGTCTCATCCTCCCACGCCGCCCGCTCAAGGGTCAAGCCAATGTAATAACCGCGCAAGCTCGTGCACATCCGTTTCAGAACACTGGAATTTCCATCCATAACTCAACTATCCTACCGGCTCCTGATCTAATACCGGTGATGAGTATCGTTAAGACGTACATGGGGAGGCCGTGGATGAAGTACTCGCGCACCGTGGTTCTCCAGACGTATTTGGATAGTGTTGTGAGTCCGTTAGGTTGGTCGCCGTGGCTTAAAGGTTCGGATTTCGGTTTAGACACATTGTTCTACGCTGAGTATAATAATACCGGACCAGCTTCGTCCACGAGCGGGCGTGTTCGTTGGAAAGGGTTTCATGTGTTGAATAGAGCTTCCGATGCATCTGCTTTCACTGTTGGAAGCTTCATCGCCGGTACCGCATGGCTCCCAGGCACCGGCATACCCTTCAATTCTGGACTCTAA